GCTAATCTGATCAAAATCCGATAATTTGTAATGTGTCAGGATCAACCTGAGATCACGCAAATAGGACCTGGTAAATTCACAATATTCAGTAAGACTGGCTGATAATTTAACACTGTCAAAGGGTTTGTTGGTTTTGCGCATCTGCGCTCTTAGTGTCCTGAATTTTTTGTATGCCTTGTTGTAATTTAGATTACGCATGTAAGCCCAGGTACAATCATGAAGAGAATCGTAACCTTTTACCACCTTTGAAATGGTCATTCCAAAAAGAGAATTTTTGGTTCTTGCTGCCGAAGAGCTGCCCCATCCCGTTTCAAGGCAGGTTTGTGCAAGTGCGAGGGATGGAGGTATGATGTCGACATGGATGAGCATTCTTGAGATGTTGGTGGTTTTTAAATTATATTTTTCCGCCAAAGCTGTTACTTTTCGCTGATCTTGACTCGATAGTGTTTTAGGTGATTTTTTTAGCGAGAGTAGATACCGGCGATCGTCTGCAATGTCTTCATTGACCTTTAAAATAAGCGGTAGCACGCTTAAAATAAACATTTCCTGCCTTTTATTTAGGTGTAGGCGCCGATGCATATCCTTGGGCAGGGCTTGAAAATAGACACGTGGGATGTCCTTGTTGCCCTTGCGAACATCAGCTAACTTTAGATCATAATCAGCAAAAATTTTAACAAGTTCGGTTGCTGATTTTGGTTTTGCTGGGATATCGTGGCGCTTCGGTGGTATTGGCGGTATTGGTATATTGTGTGCATTTGTATGCGTTTCAATGATCACAAAAAGATTTACGAGAAGGAAACTTATACTGAAGAGAAATAAAAACCTTTGTTTCCTGATACGCTCAAAGTGCTCATTTACCCATGTAAATTGCAAGTTGGCAGCTGTCATTACATCCAAACGTCGTCGTATCTTTAACACTTATACTACTCCTTACCAATCAAAACGTGGCAACAACTATACTATAGCTGGATCAGATTATTGGCTTTCTGATACGTTCGAAGTGCTCATTTGCAGTTGTAAACTGCACGCTTCTCACGATCATAAAATTCAACTTTTTGATTCAGCACGGGTCTGTAATAAATATTACGGGTAAAATAGGATAAAATGAACGAAAAGTCAATTTTTGCAAATACGA
This genomic interval from Pseudomonadota bacterium contains the following:
- a CDS encoding glucosaminidase domain-containing protein produces the protein MLKIRRRLDVMTAANLQFTWVNEHFERIRKQRFLFLFSISFLLVNLFVIIETHTNAHNIPIPPIPPKRHDIPAKPKSATELVKIFADYDLKLADVRKGNKDIPRVYFQALPKDMHRRLHLNKRQEMFILSVLPLILKVNEDIADDRRYLLSLKKSPKTLSSQDQRKVTALAEKYNLKTTNISRMLIHVDIIPPSLALAQTCLETGWGSSSAARTKNSLFGMTISKVVKGYDSLHDCTWAYMRNLNYNKAYKKFRTLRAQMRKTNKPFDSVKLSASLTEYCEFTRSYLRDLRLILTHYKLSDFDQISLAKAPGYLAVG